The Nitratidesulfovibrio sp. genome window below encodes:
- a CDS encoding DEAD/DEAH box helicase has product MTFAELPLDARLLAGVESMGYHLPTPVQRRAIPAALSGRDVLALAATGTGKTAAYALPLLQRLLEGPRGVLRALVVAPTRELAEQIHDHIRRLGSMTRLRSATIYGGVGIMPQALRLRTGVEIVVACPGRLLDHLRRGNLDLSALDVLVLDEGDSLFELGFLADVRALLAAVPARCQRMLFSATLPQAVQGLAGEALRDPVTVSVDAQAPAATVDHALYPVPAHLKTPLLKAMLRARLLPGVSGLPVLPDPPDLPDLPDLPDGEDTPEGGTEHDGIAVVPRDGVAVVPRDGVAVVPHDGVAVVPHDGSRGGHPSLHAVEDGSLAGAVLVFVRTRHGARRLWQQLASTGLRVGCLQGKLSQRRRQATLDGFRTGRYAVLVATDVAARGLDISRVTHVVNYDVPATADAYIHRIGRTGRAARAGTAMTLVAPGDETAVRHIERALGGPVTRCRFEGFDYGAAARSPEGARPALPPRQARLPGGRKPQLQPAEVPESPRQPARPRPARHAVPPAAQGALGGAPQPQGQQAAKPARSQGTPGTAGHAGQDARGKSGRDGMGREGGGRGSFGSSGGGSGPQSAN; this is encoded by the coding sequence GTGACCTTCGCCGAACTGCCCCTCGACGCCCGCTTGCTGGCCGGGGTGGAAAGCATGGGCTATCACCTGCCCACCCCCGTGCAGCGCCGGGCCATTCCCGCCGCACTGTCCGGGCGCGACGTGCTGGCCCTGGCCGCCACCGGCACGGGCAAGACAGCCGCCTACGCATTGCCGCTCTTGCAACGCCTGCTGGAAGGACCGCGCGGGGTGCTGCGGGCGCTGGTGGTGGCCCCCACCCGAGAACTGGCCGAGCAGATTCACGATCACATCCGGCGGCTTGGCTCCATGACTCGCCTGCGTTCCGCCACCATCTACGGCGGGGTGGGCATCATGCCGCAGGCCCTGCGGCTGCGCACCGGCGTGGAGATCGTGGTGGCCTGCCCCGGTCGGCTGCTGGACCACCTGCGGCGCGGCAACCTGGACCTTTCCGCCCTTGACGTGCTGGTGCTGGACGAGGGCGATTCGCTGTTCGAACTGGGCTTTCTGGCCGACGTGCGGGCGTTGCTGGCCGCCGTGCCCGCGCGGTGCCAGCGCATGCTGTTTTCCGCCACGCTGCCCCAGGCCGTGCAAGGCCTGGCGGGCGAGGCCCTGCGCGACCCCGTGACCGTCAGCGTGGACGCGCAGGCTCCGGCGGCCACCGTGGACCACGCCCTGTATCCGGTGCCCGCCCATCTCAAGACCCCGCTGCTGAAGGCCATGCTGCGCGCCCGGCTGCTGCCCGGCGTGTCCGGTCTGCCCGTATTGCCCGACCCACCCGATCTCCCCGATTTGCCCGACCTGCCCGATGGAGAGGACACCCCCGAAGGCGGCACCGAGCATGACGGCATAGCCGTTGTACCGCGTGACGGCGTAGCCGTTGTACCGCGTGACGGCGTAGCCGTTGTACCGCATGACGGCGTAGCCGTTGTACCGCATGACGGCTCGCGCGGCGGCCATCCGTCCCTGCACGCCGTCGAGGACGGATCCCTGGCTGGTGCGGTGCTGGTGTTCGTGCGTACCCGGCACGGGGCGCGCCGCCTGTGGCAGCAACTGGCCTCAACCGGGCTGCGCGTGGGGTGCCTGCAAGGCAAGCTTTCGCAACGGCGGCGCCAGGCAACCCTGGACGGGTTTCGCACCGGGCGCTACGCCGTGCTGGTGGCCACCGACGTGGCCGCGCGCGGACTGGACATTTCGCGGGTGACCCACGTGGTGAACTACGACGTGCCCGCCACGGCGGACGCCTACATCCATCGCATCGGCCGCACCGGACGCGCCGCCCGCGCGGGCACGGCCATGACCCTGGTGGCCCCCGGCGACGAGACGGCGGTGCGCCATATCGAGCGCGCCCTGGGCGGCCCGGTGACCCGCTGCCGCTTCGAGGGGTTCGATTACGGCGCGGCGGCACGCAGCCCGGAAGGGGCACGCCCCGCGCTGCCGCCCCGGCAGGCCCGCCTGCCCGGCGGGCGCAAGCCGCAACTGCAACCTGCCGAGGTTCCGGAATCGCCCCGCCAGCCCGCCCGGCCCCGCCCGGCCCGTCATGCCGTGCCCCCGGCGGCCCAAGGTGCCTTGGGTGGCGCGCCGCAACCGCAGGGCCAGCAGGCGGCCAAGCCCGCCCG
- a CDS encoding phosphotransferase: MLDLLYRFGITPRRLATEFPLPGSPERCLTRTAVQGDDGRLWMLERLAPAQVPRREAMGDLLAQLADPAVSGPELAPLVPAYLPVEDDAAHERAPDGVAQGGTPIAEAPSNSALRHVLAADTPPHAGYWQLSPFVPGAEPPRPDYLDHAWRGTAVAALLLALHRAGDNLPAGLPPAPVPPLPAFIAGLHEAVARRMPEAARRLHPVRDALEALPDVLAAQPVVLAHGDTHPLNLIWAPCGDGDATPPSPSGPNPLSALRGVIDWEFAGAQPMLYDAANCIGCVGFEHPSGLGRGFAAGLTATLREGVAPYSLAGIPTKTLRHLPLMVLASRFGWLSEWLRRSDRDMLEMELDYCDILLHHRQQLADMWCGG; this comes from the coding sequence ATGCTCGACCTGCTGTACCGTTTCGGCATCACCCCGCGCCGCCTGGCCACGGAATTTCCCCTGCCCGGCAGTCCGGAACGCTGCCTGACCCGCACGGCGGTGCAGGGCGACGACGGGCGGCTGTGGATGCTGGAACGGCTGGCCCCGGCGCAGGTGCCCCGGCGCGAGGCCATGGGCGACCTGCTGGCGCAACTGGCGGACCCTGCCGTGTCCGGCCCGGAACTGGCCCCGCTGGTGCCCGCCTACCTGCCGGTGGAGGATGACGCCGCGCATGAGCGCGCGCCGGATGGCGTTGCCCAGGGCGGAACCCCCATTGCCGAGGCCCCGTCGAATTCCGCCCTGCGCCATGTGCTGGCGGCGGACACCCCACCCCATGCCGGGTACTGGCAGCTTTCGCCCTTCGTGCCCGGCGCGGAACCGCCCCGCCCGGACTACCTGGACCATGCATGGCGCGGAACCGCCGTGGCCGCCCTGCTGCTGGCCCTGCACCGGGCCGGGGACAACCTGCCCGCCGGGCTGCCCCCCGCGCCGGTACCGCCGCTGCCTGCGTTCATCGCCGGGCTGCACGAGGCCGTGGCCCGCCGCATGCCGGAAGCCGCCCGCCGCCTGCACCCGGTGCGCGACGCGCTGGAAGCCCTGCCCGACGTGCTGGCCGCCCAGCCGGTGGTGCTGGCCCATGGCGACACCCACCCCCTGAATCTTATCTGGGCACCCTGCGGGGATGGCGACGCGACTCCACCATCCCCCAGCGGGCCCAATCCTTTGTCCGCGCTACGCGGGGTCATCGACTGGGAATTCGCGGGCGCGCAGCCCATGCTGTACGACGCCGCCAACTGCATCGGCTGCGTGGGGTTCGAGCATCCTTCCGGCCTTGGGCGCGGCTTTGCCGCCGGGCTTACCGCCACCTTGCGTGAAGGGGTGGCCCCGTACAGCCTTGCCGGGATACCGACGAAAACCCTGCGCCACCTGCCGCTGATGGTGCTGGCATCCCGCTTCGGGTGGCTGTCGGAATGGCTGCGCCGCAGCGACCGGGACATGCTGGAAATGGAGTTGGACTACTGCGACATCCTGCTGCACCACCGCCAGCAGTTGGCGGACATGTGGTGCGGCGGGTAG
- the msrA gene encoding peptide-methionine (S)-S-oxide reductase MsrA, which yields MSTLLQSPFIETATSTLAALAQLLPLSALLVAVLLLPATARAAQAGTPRAPTGTTATAVFAGGCFWCMEKPFDQLDGVLETTSGYTGGNVDAPTYKQVSSGLTGHAEALRVTYDPARVTYETLLDVFWRNVDPLDAGGQFCDRGSQYRSAIFVADAAQHHAAEASKKAIEARLGKPVATSIEDASTFWPAEEYHQDYYRKNPIRYAYYRTGCGRDRRLEQVWGAEK from the coding sequence ATGTCCACCCTGCTTCAGTCCCCCTTCATCGAGACCGCAACGTCGACGCTGGCCGCGCTGGCGCAGCTCTTGCCCCTTTCCGCCCTGCTGGTGGCCGTCCTGCTGCTGCCCGCAACGGCCCGCGCCGCGCAGGCCGGCACACCACGGGCGCCAACCGGCACGACGGCTACCGCCGTGTTCGCCGGGGGCTGCTTCTGGTGCATGGAAAAACCCTTCGACCAGTTGGACGGCGTGCTGGAAACCACCTCCGGCTATACCGGCGGCAACGTGGATGCGCCCACCTACAAGCAGGTGTCCTCGGGCCTCACCGGGCATGCCGAGGCCCTGCGGGTAACCTACGACCCGGCCAGGGTAACCTACGAAACCCTGCTGGATGTCTTCTGGCGCAACGTGGACCCGCTGGACGCGGGCGGCCAGTTCTGCGACCGGGGCAGCCAGTACCGCTCGGCCATCTTCGTGGCCGATGCCGCGCAACACCATGCCGCCGAGGCCAGCAAGAAGGCCATCGAGGCGCGGTTGGGCAAACCCGTGGCCACCAGCATAGAAGACGCATCCACCTTCTGGCCCGCCGAGGAATACCATCAGGACTACTACCGCAAGAATCCCATCCGCTATGCCTACTACCGGACCGGCTGCGGACGCGACCGGCGGCTGGAACAGGTCTGGGGCGCGGAAAAGTGA
- a CDS encoding radical SAM protein — protein MSAGDSRHPCFTAGAHATHARIHLPVAAACNIRCGYCDRRHDCVNESRPGVTSRVLNPAEAAQLVDRAVAALPHLSVVGIAGPGDPLADPGPTLETLALVRRAHPGLLLCLSTNGLALPEHVDALAALGVGHVTVTLNAVDPELGARLYAHVTADDGRALHGAEGAAHLLARQEEGLARLARAGIAVKVNTVVVPGVNDAHVEAVARRAAALGASLMNCIGLIPVASTPLGGVNAPGPQMMDAVRAAAGRHLPQMRHCARCRADAAGLLGDGGTLGGLGLLPPNTDTPRREHDLPGLPGISDRAGMPGCTGRRRCG, from the coding sequence ATGAGCGCGGGCGATTCGCGCCACCCGTGCTTTACCGCCGGGGCGCACGCAACGCATGCGCGCATCCACCTGCCGGTGGCGGCGGCCTGCAACATCCGTTGCGGGTACTGCGACCGGCGGCACGACTGCGTCAACGAATCGCGCCCCGGCGTGACCAGCCGCGTGCTGAACCCGGCAGAGGCCGCGCAACTGGTGGACCGGGCCGTGGCGGCCCTGCCGCACCTTTCGGTGGTGGGCATTGCCGGACCGGGGGACCCGCTGGCGGACCCCGGCCCCACGCTGGAAACCCTGGCCCTTGTACGCCGGGCGCATCCGGGCCTGCTGCTGTGCCTGTCCACCAACGGGCTGGCTCTGCCGGAGCATGTGGATGCGCTGGCCGCGCTGGGCGTGGGGCACGTTACCGTGACCCTGAACGCCGTGGACCCGGAACTGGGCGCGCGCCTGTATGCGCATGTGACGGCGGATGATGGCCGCGCGCTGCATGGCGCGGAGGGGGCGGCGCACCTGCTGGCCCGGCAGGAGGAAGGCCTGGCGCGCCTTGCGCGGGCGGGCATTGCCGTGAAGGTGAACACCGTGGTGGTGCCTGGCGTCAACGATGCCCACGTGGAGGCGGTTGCCCGGCGCGCCGCCGCGCTGGGGGCATCGCTGATGAACTGCATCGGACTGATCCCGGTCGCGTCCACGCCGCTGGGCGGGGTGAACGCGCCGGGGCCGCAGATGATGGATGCCGTGCGCGCTGCTGCGGGCCGCCATCTGCCGCAGATGCGCCACTGTGCCCGCTGCCGGGCCGACGCCGCCGGACTGTTGGGCGACGGCGGCACGCTGGGCGGGCTGGGGCTGCTGCCCCCGAATACGGACACGCCGCGCCGGGAGCATGACTTGCCGGGACTGCCGGGTATATCGGATAGGGCAGGCATGCCGGGCTGTACCGGGCGACGGCGGTGCGGTTGA
- a CDS encoding 4Fe-4S binding protein: protein MNTAPAAGGAANLTELKPRAVRQGARARTLRLWNRAVQVVMLLVIGQWSFYGIFRCPFVVPYISCQNCPVVACHGRLFTMFWGVWAGWLALAALFGRAFCGWACPGGTVNRLLGLFAPLRLKPGGLAARLLPFGKYGGLALALWAYFVLGQPRVNVPIRTGEFLGAVALTFEHAMPLWLVRTWTVVGILSLGVAVSAAWCRFACPAGGVLEVVRRFAPFAVYKTDACNGCDKCRKVCYMATRPGETNCTNCGDCIGSCPQDCIGMGRQPR from the coding sequence GTGAACACCGCGCCTGCGGCGGGCGGCGCGGCGAACCTGACGGAACTGAAGCCCCGCGCCGTGCGTCAGGGCGCGCGCGCCCGCACCCTGCGCCTGTGGAACCGGGCGGTGCAGGTCGTCATGCTGCTGGTGATCGGCCAGTGGTCGTTCTACGGCATCTTTCGCTGTCCGTTCGTGGTGCCGTACATCAGTTGCCAGAACTGTCCGGTGGTGGCCTGCCACGGGCGGCTGTTCACCATGTTCTGGGGCGTGTGGGCCGGGTGGCTGGCGCTGGCGGCGCTGTTCGGCCGTGCCTTCTGCGGGTGGGCCTGCCCCGGCGGCACGGTGAACCGCCTGCTTGGCCTGTTTGCGCCGTTGCGCCTGAAGCCCGGCGGACTGGCCGCGCGCCTGCTGCCCTTCGGCAAGTACGGCGGACTGGCGCTGGCCCTGTGGGCCTACTTCGTACTGGGGCAGCCGCGCGTCAACGTGCCCATCCGCACCGGGGAATTCCTTGGCGCGGTGGCCCTTACCTTCGAGCACGCCATGCCGCTGTGGCTGGTGCGCACATGGACGGTGGTGGGCATTCTGTCGTTGGGTGTGGCGGTGTCCGCCGCGTGGTGCCGTTTTGCCTGCCCGGCGGGCGGGGTGCTGGAAGTGGTGCGCCGTTTCGCCCCGTTTGCGGTGTACAAGACCGACGCCTGCAACGGTTGCGACAAGTGCCGCAAGGTCTGCTACATGGCCACGCGGCCCGGGGAAACCAACTGTACCAACTGCGGGGACTGTATCGGCTCGTGCCCGCAGGACTGCATCGGCATGGGGCGGCAACCGCGATGA
- a CDS encoding substrate-binding domain-containing protein has protein sequence MRQLQNEGRRGFLRASLTGVAGLAAASLPGAAQAAPFPGGRLQVWSCGGLAEAMQPAHAEYERRSGAAVVYTGAFAAALGKSLLGSGSTEVFAGRVLDLAKKLRAEGRMAYFKPLCFTSYVIVTPTGNPGNVRSVDDMARKGVRVAMAPEASPPGGAAVVGLLKKAGCLDAVMANVADPGTCVQRSVEAVTTGKADAMIVELRVTRLPQFAGRLDIVEIPAGLFPPPPLTFTVGVMQEARDRALADDYVAWVTSPDGQAHFERAGFIPAISPRGQELVEKLGVKDV, from the coding sequence ATGCGTCAGTTGCAGAACGAGGGGCGGCGCGGGTTTCTGCGCGCCTCGCTGACCGGGGTGGCGGGGCTGGCCGCCGCCTCGTTGCCGGGGGCGGCGCAGGCCGCGCCATTCCCCGGCGGCAGGTTGCAGGTATGGTCGTGCGGGGGGCTGGCGGAAGCCATGCAGCCCGCCCATGCGGAGTACGAGCGGCGCAGCGGCGCGGCGGTGGTGTACACCGGGGCGTTTGCGGCGGCGCTGGGCAAGTCCCTGCTGGGCAGCGGCTCGACAGAGGTGTTCGCCGGGCGGGTGCTGGATCTTGCCAAAAAGCTGCGCGCGGAAGGCCGGATGGCCTATTTCAAGCCGCTGTGCTTCACCAGCTACGTCATTGTCACGCCCACGGGCAATCCGGGCAACGTGCGCTCCGTGGACGACATGGCCCGCAAGGGGGTGCGGGTGGCCATGGCGCCAGAGGCCTCGCCCCCCGGCGGCGCGGCGGTGGTCGGGCTGCTCAAGAAGGCTGGCTGCCTGGATGCGGTGATGGCCAACGTGGCCGACCCCGGCACCTGCGTGCAGCGTTCGGTGGAGGCGGTGACCACCGGCAAGGCCGACGCCATGATCGTGGAACTGCGGGTCACCCGCTTGCCCCAGTTCGCGGGCAGGCTGGACATCGTGGAAATTCCCGCCGGGCTGTTTCCGCCGCCGCCGCTCACCTTCACCGTGGGCGTCATGCAGGAAGCGCGCGACCGCGCCCTGGCCGACGACTATGTGGCATGGGTAACGTCTCCCGACGGGCAGGCGCACTTCGAGCGGGCCGGGTTCATCCCTGCCATTTCGCCGCGCGGGCAGGAACTGGTGGAAAAGCTGGGGGTGAAGGATGTCTGA
- the aldA gene encoding aldehyde dehydrogenase → MKAYKQYIDGSLVSSSSKDVIEVENPFTGKIVSTVPNGNEADAGRALDAARAAQPAWAARSAPDRAGYLKKMAELIRKHRVDLAHILVEEQAKVLPLAQVEIDVTAEYFDYYAGWARIYEGEIIQSDRPRESIFLMRKPVGVSVGICPWNFPFFVMARKVAPALLTGNAVVIKPSSVAPNTIMAFAELLTGLDLPHGVLNIITGAGGTLGEALVRSPIPGIISLTGSVEAGQRVIASSAKNITKTSLELGGKAPAIVCADADLELAAKAVVASRVIFSGQVCNCAERLYVDARIADQFTDMLAKAFKAVTYGDPMAATAPDMSSQVSAEQQKKVADMVQRAVEDGAHVITGGHIPDTPTGHFYQPTLLGGCRQAMEIVQQEIFGPVLPVLTFTDLDEAIALANDSDYGLTSSIFTTNVNSAMYAMNRLKFGETYVNREHFEAMQGFHAGWRKSGIGGADGKHGLMEYLQTHISYVQW, encoded by the coding sequence ATGAAGGCTTACAAGCAGTACATCGATGGTTCCCTGGTTTCCTCCAGCAGCAAGGACGTCATAGAGGTCGAAAACCCGTTCACCGGCAAGATCGTATCCACCGTGCCCAACGGCAACGAGGCCGACGCCGGGCGCGCGCTTGATGCGGCCCGCGCCGCGCAGCCCGCCTGGGCGGCCCGCAGCGCCCCCGACCGCGCGGGATACCTGAAGAAAATGGCGGAGCTCATCCGCAAGCACCGCGTTGATCTGGCCCATATCCTGGTGGAAGAGCAAGCCAAGGTGCTGCCGCTGGCGCAGGTGGAAATCGACGTCACCGCCGAATACTTCGACTACTACGCCGGATGGGCGCGCATCTACGAAGGCGAGATCATCCAGAGCGACCGCCCGCGCGAGAGCATCTTTCTGATGCGCAAGCCGGTGGGCGTATCCGTGGGCATCTGCCCGTGGAACTTCCCGTTCTTCGTCATGGCCCGCAAGGTGGCCCCGGCGCTGCTCACCGGCAACGCGGTGGTCATCAAGCCAAGCTCGGTCGCCCCCAACACCATCATGGCCTTTGCCGAACTGCTGACCGGGCTGGACCTGCCGCACGGCGTCCTCAACATCATCACCGGCGCGGGCGGCACGCTGGGCGAAGCGCTGGTGCGCAGCCCCATTCCGGGCATCATTTCGCTGACCGGCAGCGTGGAGGCGGGCCAGCGGGTCATTGCCTCGTCCGCCAAGAACATCACCAAAACCTCGCTGGAACTGGGCGGCAAGGCCCCGGCCATCGTCTGCGCCGACGCCGACCTGGAACTTGCCGCCAAGGCGGTGGTGGCCTCTCGCGTGATCTTCAGCGGGCAGGTGTGCAACTGCGCCGAACGGCTGTACGTGGACGCGCGCATCGCCGACCAGTTCACCGACATGCTGGCCAAGGCCTTCAAGGCCGTGACCTACGGCGACCCCATGGCCGCCACGGCCCCGGACATGTCCAGCCAGGTCAGCGCGGAACAGCAGAAGAAGGTGGCGGACATGGTGCAACGCGCCGTGGAGGACGGGGCGCACGTGATCACCGGCGGGCACATCCCGGATACGCCGACCGGCCACTTCTACCAGCCCACCCTGCTGGGCGGCTGCCGCCAGGCCATGGAGATCGTGCAGCAGGAAATCTTCGGCCCGGTGCTGCCGGTGCTGACCTTCACGGACCTCGACGAGGCCATCGCCCTGGCCAACGACAGCGACTACGGCCTGACCTCGTCCATCTTCACCACCAACGTGAACAGCGCCATGTACGCCATGAACCGCCTGAAGTTCGGCGAGACGTACGTCAACCGCGAGCACTTCGAGGCCATGCAGGGCTTCCACGCCGGGTGGCGCAAGTCCGGCATCGGCGGGGCCGACGGCAAGCACGGCCTGATGGAATACCTGCAAACCCACATCAGCTACGTGCAGTGGTAG
- a CDS encoding NYN domain-containing protein, with protein MGRFTGFDEVYAALYVDFDNIYSRLREQDEDVARAFATNPQRWVKWIEGHALRMLYGDGVRRRILKRICYMNPQCFHEFRPFFIRAAFQVVDCPPLTNQGKTSADIHLVMDCMDALNHSTRFDEFIILSGDADFTPLLIRLQEHARRPLVLSVGYTSPAYTAAASWRIREDWFVQQALEDERPAEPVSAPAPYAPRGNGERLARVAEVVRRIVADAPAAVGVASLAQTLQREVDPGTDWFGYGRLRDLLDALDLKGLEFSAVPPGYLYDPERHEQPEERDAHDDFRSRYPDLYDFALKVHRLTDMPLLRPDHFRQLLGIIVEEVNANGFFMTTTSRNVRDRCVEAGLPIARGHVNFVLVGIARGGYPLNEQDGVNLREVGKAFLRNAYDLCRMSQIDLTKPEQQMLMVWILPKESMGD; from the coding sequence ATGGGCCGATTTACCGGCTTCGATGAAGTATATGCCGCGCTGTATGTGGATTTCGACAATATCTATTCCCGCCTGCGCGAACAGGACGAAGATGTCGCCCGCGCTTTCGCCACCAACCCCCAGCGCTGGGTGAAGTGGATAGAAGGCCATGCCCTGCGCATGTTGTACGGCGACGGCGTGCGCCGCCGCATTCTGAAGCGCATCTGCTACATGAATCCGCAGTGCTTCCACGAATTCCGTCCGTTCTTCATCCGCGCCGCCTTCCAGGTGGTGGACTGCCCGCCGCTGACCAATCAGGGCAAGACCAGCGCCGACATCCATCTGGTCATGGACTGCATGGATGCGCTGAACCACTCCACCCGCTTCGACGAGTTCATCATTCTTTCCGGCGACGCGGACTTCACACCGCTGCTCATCCGGTTGCAGGAGCACGCCCGCCGTCCGCTGGTGCTTTCCGTGGGCTACACCTCGCCCGCGTACACCGCCGCCGCCTCGTGGCGCATCCGCGAAGACTGGTTCGTGCAGCAGGCCCTTGAAGACGAACGCCCGGCGGAGCCCGTGTCCGCGCCCGCCCCGTATGCCCCGCGCGGCAACGGCGAGCGCCTGGCCCGCGTGGCCGAGGTGGTGCGCCGCATCGTGGCCGATGCCCCTGCCGCCGTGGGCGTTGCCTCGCTGGCCCAGACCCTTCAGCGCGAGGTGGACCCCGGCACGGACTGGTTCGGCTACGGTCGCCTGCGCGACCTGCTGGACGCGCTGGACCTGAAGGGGCTGGAATTTTCGGCGGTGCCCCCCGGCTACCTGTACGATCCGGAACGCCACGAACAGCCCGAGGAACGCGACGCCCACGACGACTTTCGCTCGCGCTACCCCGACCTGTACGACTTTGCCCTGAAGGTGCATCGCCTGACCGACATGCCCCTGCTGCGGCCCGACCATTTCCGGCAGCTGCTGGGCATCATCGTGGAAGAAGTCAACGCCAACGGGTTCTTCATGACCACCACCTCGCGCAACGTGCGCGACCGGTGCGTCGAGGCGGGCCTGCCCATCGCGCGGGGCCACGTGAATTTCGTGCTGGTGGGCATTGCGCGCGGGGGCTACCCCCTCAACGAGCAGGACGGCGTGAACCTGCGCGAGGTGGGCAAGGCCTTTCTGCGCAACGCCTACGACCTGTGCCGCATGTCGCAGATCGACCTGACCAAGCCGGAACAGCAGATGCTGATGGTGTGGATACTCCCTAAAGAATCCATGGGCGATTAG